The Vidua macroura isolate BioBank_ID:100142 chromosome 9, ASM2450914v1, whole genome shotgun sequence genome has a window encoding:
- the PCSK9 gene encoding proprotein convertase subtilisin/kexin type 9 has product MSPRALELALVLALAELVLALRPAQEGEAAVGAAPPGPAAFHRAAKASWRLPGRYVVMLRAGSEAALRGTARRLQARAARRGHLAELLHVFHLLPAFLVRMSSDVLDTALKLPHVKYIEEDAYVFGQGIPWNLGRIVPPHPSSGTYRPPNKGDLAEVYLLDTSVQSTHREIEGRVTVTGFESIPEEDGTRFHRQASQCDSHGTHVAGVLSGRDAGVATGANIRSLRVLNCQGKGTVSGTLMALEFVRRTLEAQPYAPRVVLLPLAGAQSPALNAGCRRLARMGAVVVAAAGNYKDDACLYSPASEPEVITVGATDSEDHPASIGTLGTNFGRCVDLFAPGDDIIGASSDCSTCFTAQSGTSQAAAHVAGIAAVLLSAEPRLSLAELRQRLLRFSTKNVMDTAWIPEEQRLQTPNSVAGLPTRLAAEERLLCRSVWSARSGLARHATAVARCASTEEMLSCSSFSRSGSRLGEHMEDKDGQKQCVAHNAFRGQGVYAIARCCTWPRAECRIKASSEGAECSPGDHVLTGCSFHSPSAVLGAGGRPVVGLGRGPSRCASRSEAVAHALCCPTARLECRLKEHMALEHEEKVTVSCEEGWMLTGCNALSQSPGSMGAYAEDNSCVAAAGPGSSSAVAIAICCRSRQ; this is encoded by the exons ATGTCCCCGCGGGCGCTGGAGCTGGCGCTGGTGCTGGCGCTGGCGGAGCTGGTTCTGGCCCTGCGGCCGGCCCAGGAGGGGGAAGCCGCCGTCGGGGCCGCCCCTCCGGGACCCGCTGCTTTCCATCGCGCCGCCAAG GCGTCGTGGCGGCTGCCCGGGCGCTACGTGGTGATGCTGCGGGCGGGCAGCGAGGCCGCGCTGCGAGGCACGGCCCGGCGGCTGCAGGCCCGGGCGGCTCGGCGGGGACACCTGGCCGAGCTGCTGCACGTCTTCCACCTCCTGCCCGCCTTCCTGGTGAGGATGAGCAGCGACGTCCTGGACACG GCGCTGAAGCTGCCGCACGTGAAGTACATTGAGGAGGATGCCTACGTCTTTGGCCAGGGCATTCCCTGGAACCTGGGCAGGATCGTGCCGCCACATCCCAGCTCGGGCACCTACCGCCCTCCCA aTAAAGGTGACCTGGCCGAGGTTTACCTGCTGGACACCAGCGTGCAGAGCACCCACCGGGAGATCGAGGGCAGGGTGACTGTGACTGGCTTCGAGAGCATCCCCGAGGAGGATGGCACCCGCTTCCACAGGCAG GCCAGCCAGTGTGACAGCCACGGGACCCACGTGGCCGGGGTGCTGAGCGGGCGCGACGCCGGCGTGGCCACGGGCGCCAACATCCGCAGCCTCCGCGTGCTGAACTGCCAGGGGAAGGGCACCGTCAGCGGCACCCTCATGG ccctggagTTCGTTAGGAGGACGCTGGAGGCTCAGCCCTACGCGCCGCgggtggtgctgctgcccttggCGGGCGCGCAGAGCCCCGCGCTGAACGCGGGCTGCCGGCGGCTGGCACGGATGGGAGCGGTCGTGGTGGCGGCCGCCGGCAACTACAAGGACGATGCCTGCCTCTACTCGCCCGCGTCCGAGCCGGAG GTCATCACGGTCGGTGCCACCGACAGCGAGGACCATCCTGCCTCCATCGGCACCCTGGGCACTAACTTTGGCCGCTGCGTGGACCTGTTTGCCCCGGGGGACGACATCATCGGCGCCTCCAGCGACTGCAGCACGTGTTTCACAGCGCAGAGCGGGACGTCGCAGGCGGCCGCACATGTGGCAG GCATCGCGGCCGTGCTGCTCAGCGCCGAGCCCCGGCTGAGCCTGGCCGAGCTCCGCCAGCGCCTCCTGCGCTTCTCCACCAAGAACGTCATGGACACAGCGTGGATTCCGGAGGAGCAGCGCCTCCAGACACCCAACAGCGtggcagggctgcccacccggctggcagcag AGGAGCGGCTGCTCTGCCGCTCGGTGTGGTCGGCGCGCTCGGGGCTCGCCCGGCACGCCACGGCCGTGGCTCGCTGCGCCAGCACCGAGGAgatgctcagctgctccagcttctCCCGCAGCGGCAGCCGGCTGGGGGAGCACATGGAG GACAAGGACGGGCAGAAGCAGTGCGTGGCCCACAACGCCTTCCGGGGCCAGGGGGTTTATGCCATCGCCCGGTGCTGCACGTGGCCCAGGGCTGAATGCCGGATCAAGGCCAGTTCCGAGGGGGCCGAGTGCTCCCCAGGAGACCACGTGCTAACCG GGTGCAGTTTCCACTCCCCATCCGCggtgctgggtgctggtggcaggcccgtggtggggctggggagggggcccAGCCGCTGTGCCAGCAGGAGCGAGGCGGTGGCACACGCCTTGTGCTGCCCCACTGCCAGACTCGAGTGCCGGCTGAAGGAGCACATGGCCCTGGAACACGAGGAGAAG GTGACAGTGTCCTGTGAGGAGGGCTGGATGCTGACGGGCTGTAACGCCCTTTCCCAGAGCCCTGGCTCCATGGGAGCCTACGCCGAGGACAATTCCTGCGTGGCAGCCgctggccctggcagcagctcggCCGTGGCCATCGCCATTTGCTGCCGGAGCCGGCAGTAG
- the BSND gene encoding barttin translates to MAEEKTFRYGFIILGFFLVMLGMFIMSVEKPQYYITFCVLGVLLVAVGITWSMCQCYPKITFIPADLEAERFLDHKPMVLPQKDTGLIAPCPSQEASSTYEKSLPSYEQVQRQVVSSAPPPGTAQPRSCSCSQPAVQATAEIHQELGGAGEPLQDLAPRLETAAGSCPARPAPGDAPLASLLEEMDTPSLEGSVPGSPTPQSRTLPCSTHSGRPPSSSPGRGEQPRSPWKGPGKEDDLYYGLQEEPDALLKESDGLSEPEN, encoded by the exons atggcagaggagaagACCTTCCGCTACGGGTTCATCATCTTGGGCTTCTTCCTGGTGATGCTGGGGATGTTCATCATGAGCGTGGAAAAGCCCCAGTACTACATCACCTTCTGTGTCCTGGGTGTGCTGCTCGTAGCCGTGGGCATCACATGGAGCATGTGCCAGTGCTACCCAAAG ATAACGTTCATCCCTGCGGACCTCGAGGCCGAGCGGTTCCTGGACCACAAACCCATGGTGCTGCCGCAGAAGGACACCGG CTTGATtgccccctgccccagccaagAGGCCAGCAGCACCTACGAGAAGAGCCTGCCATCCTACGAGCAGGTACAGAGGCAGGTGGTCAGCTCGGCCCCACCCCCAGGCACGGCACAGCCcagatcctgcagctgctcccagccagccgTGCAGGCCACGGCAGAGATccaccaggagctgggaggggctggagagccccTCCAGGATCTGGCACCTCGcctggaaacagcagcaggcagctg ccccgcccgGCCAGCCCCGGGGGATGCCCCGCTGGCATCTCTGCTGGAGGAGATGGACACGCCATCGCTGGAGGGCTCCGTGCCCGGCAGCCCCACGCCACAGAGCcgcaccctgccctgctccacccACTCCGGCCGCCCCCCGAGCAGCTCCCCGGGGCGGGGAGAGCAGCCCCGATCCCCCTGGAAAGGCCCTGGGAAGGAGGATGATCTCTACTACGGGCTCCAGGAGGAGCCGGATGCTCTGCTCAAGGAGAGTGATGGCCTTTCTGAGCCTGAGAACTGA